In a genomic window of Lycium ferocissimum isolate CSIRO_LF1 chromosome 9, AGI_CSIRO_Lferr_CH_V1, whole genome shotgun sequence:
- the LOC132069439 gene encoding 14 kDa proline-rich protein DC2.15-like, whose protein sequence is MAKSLALFLLFNILFFTVVSACNTCPGPKPKPKPKPKPTPKPCPPPPSKEGKCPTDALKLGVCANVLNGLLNVTLGTPPVKPCCSLIENLVDLEAAVCLCTALKANILGINLNLPISLNLLLNVCSKKAPKGFTCP, encoded by the coding sequence ATGGCTAAGTCACTTGccctctttcttttattcaatatCCTTTTCTTCACTGTGGTGAGTGCATGCAACACTTGCCCTGGCCCTAAACCAAAACCAAAGCCAAAGCCAAAGCCAACGCCAAAGCCATGTCCCCCTCCTCCTTCAAAAGAAGGCAAATGCCCAACTGATGCCCTAAAATTAGGTGTTTGTGCTAACGTGCTTAACGGTTTGTTGAATGTAACACTTGGAACTCCACCCGTGAAACCATGCTGCAGTCTTATAGAAAATCTTGTAGACTTGGAGGCTGCTGTCTGCCTTTGCACTGCACTTAAGGCTAATATTTTGGGAATCAACCTTAATCTCCCTATTTCCCTTAACTTACTTCTCAATGTTTGCAGTAAGAAGGCTCCAAAGGGCTTCACTTGTCCCTAG
- the LOC132031831 gene encoding lipid transfer protein EARLI 1-like yields the protein MVTCPVPKPKPKPKPKPKPKPTPKPCPPPPLKEGKCPTDALKLGVCANVLNGLLNVTLGTPPVKPCCSLIENLVDLEAAVCLCTALKANILGINLNLPISLNLLLNVCSKKAPQGFTCP from the exons ATGG TCACTTGCCCTGTTCCTAAACCTAAACCTAAACCAAAACCAAAGCCAAAGCCAAAGCCAACCCCAAAGCCGTGCCCCCCTCCTCCTTTGAAAGAAGGCAAATGCCCAACTGATGCATTAAAATTAGGTGTTTGTGCTAATGTGCTTAATGGTTTGTTGAATGTAACACTTGGAACTCCACCAGTAAAACCATGCTGCAGTCTTATAGAAAATCTTGTCGACTTGGAGGCTGCTGTTTGCCTTTGCACTGCACTTAAGGCTAACATTTTGGGAATCAACCTTAATCTCCCTATTTCCCTTAACTTACTTCTTAATGTTTGCAGCAAGAAGGCTCCACAGGGCTTTACTTGTCcctaa
- the LOC132030385 gene encoding protein NRT1/ PTR FAMILY 6.3-like has product MALPVTQQETKTLPDAWDYKGRPALRSSSGGWSSSAMILGIEAVERLATLGIAVNLVTYLTGTMHLGNANSANNVTNFLGTSFMLTLLGGFVADTFLGRYLTIGIFTTIQAMGVTILTISTIIPSLRPPKCEPGSSTCIPASGKQLMVLYAALYMTALGTGGLKSSVSGFGSDQFDETDKKERGQMTKFFNWFFFFINVGALAAVTILVYIQDNLGREWGYGICACAIVIGLVIFLSGTRKYRFKKLVGSPLTQIASVFVAALRKRHMELPSDSSLLFNIDDIPGDGNKKAKQRLPHSKEYRFLDKAAIKVNDPESAGFTVVNKWNLSTLTDVEEVKLVVRMLPTWATTIMFWTVYAQMTTFSVSQATTMDRHIGKFEIPPASLTLFFVGSILLTCVFYDRIVVPIARRVLNNPQGLSPLQRIAVGLVLSIIAMIAAALTEVKRLNVAHLHGLTNNANAMVPLSVFWLVPQFLLVGAGEAFTYIGQLDFFLRECPKGMKTMSTGLFLSTLSLGFFFSSILVTIVHKVTGNKPWLADNLNQGRLYDFYWLLATLSVLNLMIFLFFSRRYVYKEKRLAEVGIEMEDSEPACH; this is encoded by the exons ATGGCACTTCCTGTGACACAACAAGAAACAAAAACTCTTCCAGATGCCTGGGATTACAAAGGCCGACCAGCTCTTCGATCCTCGTCCGGCGGTTGGTCTAGCTCCGCCATGATTTTAG GGATTGAAGCGGTGGAGAGGCTAGCGACATTAGGTATTGCTGTAAACCTGGTGACATATTTGACTGGGACCATGCATTTAGGAAATGCTAACTCGGCCAACAACGTTACAAATTTTCTTGGAACTTCATTTATGCTCACTTTGCTTGGTGGTTTTGTAGCAGACACTTTTCTTGGACG gtaTCTTACTATTGGTATCTTTACTACAATTCAAGCCATG GGTGTTACAATCTTGACAATCTCCACTATAATCCCAAGCCTTCGACCACCAAAGTGTGAGCCAGGGAGTTCAACATGCATCCCTGCAAGTGGCAAACAACTTATGGTCCTATACGCCGCCTTATACATGACGGCGCTCGGGACGGGCGGGTTGAAATCCAGCGTGTCCGGGTTCGGGTCAGACCAATTCGACGAAACggacaaaaaagaaagaggacaaatgacaaaattcttcaactggttctttttcttcatcaatgTTGGAGCACTTGCTGCAGTGACAATATTAGTGTACATTCAAGATAATTTGGGAAGAGAATGGGGTTATGGAATTTGTGCTTGTGctattgttattggtttggtgATTTTTCTATCAGGCACGAGGAAATATCGTTTCAAGAAACTTGTAGGGAGTCCGTTGACACAAATTGCTTCGGTTTTTGTGGCTGCTTTGAGGAAAAGGCATATGGAATTGCCTTCTGATTCTTCACTTCTTTTCAATATTGATGATATTCCTGGGGATGGTAACAAGAAAGCCAAGCAGAGGTTGCCTCACAGCAAAGAGTACcg TTTCTTGGACAAGGCAGCCATTAAGGTAAATGACCCTGAATCTGCTGGATTTACCGTGGTGAACAAGTGGAACTTATCAACTTTAACCGATGTTGAAGAGGTAAAATTGGTCGTCCGAATGTTACCAACATGGGCCACGACCATTATGTTTTGGACTGTCTATGCACAAATGACAACATTCTCCGTGTCACAAGCTACAACCATGGACCGTCacatcggaaaattcgaaattcCTCCAGCTTCGTTGACGCTCTTTTTCGTCGGTAGCATCCTTTTAACGTGCGTATTTTACGACCGCATTGTCGTGCCTATCGCACGACGTGTCCTCAACAACCCTCAAGGGCTAAGCCCGCTGCAACGTATTGCAGTTGGCTTAGTCCTTTCGATTATAGCCATGATTGCGGCCGCGTTAACCGAAGTGAAGAGATTGAACGTGGCACATTTGCATGGATTGACCAATAATGCGAATGCCATGGTACCCTTGAGTGTGTTTTGGCTAGTCCCGCAATTCTTGCTAGTGGGGGCAGGTGAAGCATTTACTTATATTGGACAACTTGATTTCTTCTTAAGAGAGTGTCCAAAAGGGATGAAGACTATGAGCACGGGGTTGTTTTTGAGTACACTTTCACTAGGATTTTTCTTTAGTTCAATTTTGGTGACAATTGTGCACAAAGTGACAGGGAACAAACCATGGCTAGCTGATAATTTGAACCAAGGAAGGCTATATGATTTCTATTGGCTATTGGCAACATTGAGTGTGTTGAATTtgatgattttcttgtttttctcaaGACGGTACGTGTACAAGGAGAAGAGGCTTGCTGAAGTTGGAATTGAAATGGAGGATTCAGAACCAGCTTGCCACTAA
- the LOC132069438 gene encoding 14 kDa proline-rich protein DC2.15-like: MAKSLALFLLFNILFFTVVSACNTCHGPKPKPKPKPKPTPKPCPPPSSKEGKCPTDALKLGVCANVLNGLLNVTLGTPPVTPCCSLIENLVDLEAAVCLCTALKANILGINLNLPISLNLLLNVCSKKAPKGFACP, encoded by the coding sequence ATGGCTAAGTCACTTGCCCTATTTCTTCTATTCAATATCCTTTTCTTCACTGTGGTGAGTGCATGCAACACTTGCCATGGCCCTAAACCAAAACCAAAGCCAAAGCCAAAGCCAACGCCAAAGCCGTGTCCCCCTCCTTCTTCAAAAGAAGGCAAATGCCCAACTGATGCCCTAAAATTAGGTGTTTGTGCTAACGTGCTTAACGGTTTGTTGAATGTAACACTTGGAACTCCACCTGTGACACCATGCTGCAGTCTTATTGAAAATCTTGTAGACTTGGAGGCTGCTGTCTGCCTTTGCACTGCACTTAAGGCTAATATTTTGGGAATCAACCTTAATCTCCCTATTTCCCTTAACTTACTTCTCAATGTTTGCAGTAAGAAGGCTCCAAAGGGCTTCGCTTGTCCCTAG
- the LOC132069440 gene encoding 14 kDa proline-rich protein DC2.15-like, with protein MDSKRYLVTLFLCSNILFFTLVSGCWSGCNNPPIPKPNPNPNPNPNPSPSKGHCPRDALKLGVCANVLNGPVGAVIGNPPDPHCCSVLGGLLDLEAAVCLCTALKANILGININIPIALSLLINTCGKTLPSDFICA; from the coding sequence ATGGATTCAAAGAGATACTTAGTTACTCTCTTTTTATGCTCTAACATTCTTTTCTTTACCCTTGTAAGTGGCTGCTGGAGTGGATGCAATAATCCACCAATTCCAAAACCAAATCCCAACCCTAACCCTAACCCAAACCCGAGCCCATCCAAGGGACACTGCCCTAGAGATGCCTTAAAACTAGGGGTATGTGCCAATGTGCTGAATGGGCCGGTCGGAGCGGTCATCGGAAACCCACCCGACCCGCATTGTTGTTCCGTACTAGGTGGACTTTTGGATCTTGAAGCTGCTGTTTGTCTTTGCACTGCATTGAAAGCTAATATTCTGGGAATCAACATTAATATTCCAATTGCACTAAGCTTGCTAATTAATACTTGTGGCAAGACTCTCCCATCAGACTTCATTTGTGCCTAA